In Fulvia fulva chromosome 10, complete sequence, a single window of DNA contains:
- a CDS encoding tRNA-dihydrouridine(47) synthase [NAD(P)(+)], translating to MADAGNPLEPSVSLQSKPDPNNHPQSEPLPGDSATTKAEKIERHGKPDDSQPANQFGESPAKRVKLDSETTSATNGSSPDQTERMKGVAPIKKEYLIQVGKGNWSDAQYDDDAAEGRDARDSGQGQAAGRGGQKTKGGQNKSRQFGSSRDAIELCRSRQTASEFAPITCSFGEKCKHAHDIRKYLKDGKREDLQTFNDGTCPVFEVKGRCKAGWRCRFAGSHSKEVEHEDGRKELVQLIRGEDGEVKGNDQAQQQDEDWESANGIVNTVDYKDKITLKKKKRPTPKSEKYLKWLEKYTFGDEGKKPHSNGNATNGDDEKKDNNANYIEQPPRPSEKRRLYYGPETPVLAPLTTQGNLPFRRLCVELGAQITWSEMAMGLPLLQGENQEWALMKAHESELAPPAFYPKNVVHDYDNSKDIRFGAQIAGNKPWLAVKTTEALTSLLPNLRAIDLNCGCPIDLVFRQGAGSALLDAPGKLEKILRGMNTVSGEVPITVKIRMGTKDKAPNADKLCQRLIMGGLDSQDGNLGPAGVAAITLHGRSRQQRYTRSADWEYIAECASLVKKLKAERADATDTSREPDARDLPATNDGMPYFCGNGDILSHADWNNQMEHAGVDSAMIGRGALVKPWIFEEIQSNQYLDKSATERLGYIEKFCRNGLEYWGSDEIGVGNVRRFLLEWLSFSCRYVPIGLLEYLPPKFGDRPPAFRGRSELETLLSSGNYKDWIKISEMFLGPAHKDFQFQPKHKSNSYEIEAEG from the exons ATGGCTGACGCAGGCAACCCGCTCGAGCCGTCCGTCTCTCTGCAGTCCAAGCCAGATCCCAACAACCATCCACAATCCGAACCTCTACCAGGCGACTCGGCAACAACCAAAGCAGAAAAGATCGAGCGTCATGGAAAGCCCGATGATAGCCAGCCAGCAAATCAATTTGGAGAGTCTCCCGCTAAGCGCGTGAAACTTGATTCGGAAACGACATCGGCGACCAATGGCTCATCTCCCGATCAGACAGAGCGAATGAAGGGCGTGGCACCGATCAAGAAGGAATATCTGATTCAGGTTGGGAAGGGTAATTGGAGTGATGCGCAATACGACGATGATGCAGCGGAAGGACGGGATGCGCGCGACTCTGGCCAAGGACAGGCGGCTGGTAGAGGAGGACAGAAGACCAAGGGTGGACAGAACAAGAGTCGGCAGTTCGGCAGCTCGCGTGATGCCATTGAGCTGTGCAGATCGAGGCAGACGGCAAGCGAGTTTGCACCCATCACATGCTCGTTCGGCGAGAAGTGTAAGCACGCGCACGATATCCGAAAGTATCTCAAGGACGGCAAGCGGGAAGATCTGCAGACCTTCAACGATGGCACATGTCCTGTGTTCGAAGTGAAGGGCAGATGTAAGGCTGGCTGGCGATGCAGGTTCGCTGGCAGTCACTCCAAAGAGGTTGAGCATGAAGATGGCAGGAAGGAATTGGTTCAGCTCATTCGAGGAGAAGACGGTGAGGTGAAGGGTAACGATCAAGCTCAGCAGCAGGACGAAGACTGGGAATCCGCCAATGGCATTGTGAATACGGTTGACTACAAGGACAAGATCACATTGAAAAAGAAGAAGCGGCCCACACCAAAGTCTGAGAAGTATCTGAAATGGCTGGAGAAGTACACATTTGGAGATGAAGGCAAGAAGCCGCACTCCAATGGCAATGCTACCAACGGCGATGATGAGAAGAAGGACAACAACGCCAACTACATTGAACAACCGCCACGACCTTCCGAGAAGCGACGACTATACTATGGGCCAGAAACTCCAGTACTGGCACCGCTGACGACACAGGGCAACCTGCCATTCCGGCGACTTTGCGTCGAGCTTGGTGCGCAGATCACTTGGTCAGAGATGGCCATGGGCCTGCCGCTGCTACAAGGAGAAAATCAAGAATGGGCATTGATGAAAGCCCACGAATCTGAACTCGCCCCACCAGCATTCTACCCAAAGAATGTCGTTCACGACTACGATAACAGCAAGGACATACGCTTCGGCGCTCAGATTGCTGGCAACAAGCCATGGCTAGCTGTCAAGACAACGGAAGCGCTCACTAGTCTGCTGCCTAATCTACGTGCCATCGACTTAAACTGCGGATGTCCTATCGATCTCGTCTTCAGACAAGGTGCCGGCTCAGCGTTGCTCGATGCACCTGGTAAGCTGGAGAAGATTCTGCGTGGCATGAACACTGTATCTGGCGAGGTACCCATCACTGTCAAGATCCGCATGGGAACGAAAGACAAAGCACCCAACGCCGACAAGCTCTGCCAGCGTCTCATCATGGGAGGTCTCGATTCTCAAGATGGCAACCTAGGCCCAGCTGGTGTCGCAGCCATCACCCTGCACGGACGATCTCGTCAGCAACGCTACACTCGTAGTGCCGACTGGGAATACATTGCTGAATGTGCCAGCCTCGTGAAGAAGTTGAAAGCGGAGCGTGCTGATGCCACTGACACCTCTCGCGAGCCGGACGCTCGTGACCTTCCAGCTACAAATGACGGCATGCCATACTTTTGCGGCAATGGAGACATTCTCTCCCACGCTGACTGGAACAACCAAATGGAGCACGCAGGCGTAGACAGCGCCATGATCGGTCGAGGTGCTCTCGTGAAGCCATGGATCTTCGAAGAGATCCAGTCAAATCAATACCTTGATAAGTCCGCCACCGAACGTCTCGGCTACATTGAGAAGTTCTGCCGCAATGGTCTGGAATACTGGGGATCTGATGAGATCGGTGTGGGTAATGTCAGGAGATTCTTACTGGAGTGGCTGAGCTTCAGCTGCAGATATGTGCCAATCGGTCTGCTGGAGTACCTGCCACCAAAGTTCGGCGATCGTCCACCTGCATTCCGCGGCAGGAGTGAGCTGGAGACGCTGCTCAGCAGTGGCAACTACAAGGACTGGATCAAGATCAG TGAAATGTTCTTGGGTCCCGCACACAAGGACTTCCAGTTCCAGCCGAAGCACAAGTCAAACAGCTACGAGATTGAGGCCGAGGGATAA
- a CDS encoding 5'-3' exoribonuclease 2, with product MGVPALFRWLSKKYPKIISPVVEEQPQEIENPDGTTTKIPIDARGPNPNNEEFDNLYLDMNGIVHPCSHPEDRPPPANEEEMMIAIFEYTERVVNMVRPRKLLMIAVDGVAPRAKMNQQRSRRFRSAQEAAEKDAEAAEFHKRMIANGERGADGDGEESNPKKTWDSNSITPGTPFMDLLAASLRYWISYKLTTDPAWEKMKIIISDATVPGEGEHKIMNFVRSQRSSPDHDPNTRHVIYGLDADLIMLGLATHEPHFRVLREDVFANDTKPGHCRKCNQPGHIAANCQGKPKEEDDRVVKPLKPFIWLHVGILREYLAVEMSVPNQGFKFDLERALDDWVFMCFFVGNDFLPHLPSLDIREDGIDTLIAIWRDNLPVMGGYVTKDGHVDLARAQLILGGLAKQEDAIFKRRREGEVRAAEKQKQREQRDQRNSNKRARWSNNGAPTGFDETVVRRGARGGIIRGEAAPDPNALPTFKPGQAQTMNDPRFLTHADVVGGKSNSDNKSAAAALKEQLMGSKKPADNQKAELDALFAGSSGGAPEPVLGKRQRDMMDDAAADEASSDPSTPGRNTPNREIADPLNKGTSGALGGNSKDDENGMPEDTVKLWEDGYQGRYYEQKFHVSPEDIEFRHKVARSYVEGLAWVLLYYFQGCPSWTWYYPYHYAPFAADFVDMEKQVVKFEKGKPFHPYEQLMGVMPAASNHVLPKPFHPLMTDEDSPIKEFYPLEFEVDLNGKKFAWQGVALLPFIDEKKLLDAMATKYPMLTDDEKRRNGFGEEALIFSTKHPLYNDVVANFYGKKAGTPKLKMNAKVSEGLSGKITKNEDYIPNSELTFPFESDDQDEFTSLDTDESVKVHYHMPTFNSIHKSMLLPGIKFNEPVLDYNDVQMTRNRAEKSGRSHGGVQLSQGGDRSDGRRMNFAARDDPRGGNDRNNGHGHGNGCGANGGYGRGDPYSSRAAEAFGNLPPHLAAQAAQHGYGPPGGGQDRYPPPQPPRGYPPQQGYPPQGYDRNRAPPPPQHNGYGGRGGYSGGYGGGRGGGGGGYGGDSYRGGDYNSGGYGGGSNGYGRGGGRRY from the exons ATGGGTGTTCCAGCGCTGTTCCGATGGCTCAGCAAGAAGTACCCGAAGATCATCTCACCCGTGGTTGAGGAGCAGCCGCAAGAGATCGAGAACCCAGATGGCACAACCACCAAGATCCCCATCGATGCGCGAGGGCCGAATCCGAACAATGAAGAGTTCGACAACCTGTATCTGGATATGAACGGTATCGTGCACCCATGTTCGCATCCGGAAGACCGCCCGCCGCCGGCCAACGAGGAAGAGATGATGATAGCCATCTTCGAGTACACTGAGCGCGTCGTGAACATGGTGCGCCCGCGGAAACTGCTCATGATCGCTGTCGACGGTGTTGCGCCTCGTGCCAAGATGAACCAGCAGCGAAGTAGACGTTTCCGCAGTGCGCAAGAAGCCGCCGAGAAGGACGCTGAGGCAGCTGAGTTCCACAAGCGCATGATCGCAAATGGCGAGCGCGGTGCAGATGGTGATGGCGAAGAGTCCAACCCTAAGAAGACTTGGGATTCCAACTCCATTACCCCTGGCACACCGTTCATGGATCTCTTGGCTGCTAGTCTGCGCTACTGGATCAGCTATAAGCTCACCACCGATCCCGCATGGGAGAAGATGAAGATCATCATATCTGATGCCACAGTTCCCGGTGAAGGTGAGCATAAGATCATGAACTTCGTCAGGTCTCAGCGCAGCTCGCCGGACCATGACCCAAACACGAG ACATGTCATCTACGGTCTTGACGCAGATCTTATCATGTTGGGTCTTGCTACCCACGAGCCTCACTTCCGTGTCCTACGAGAGGATGTGTTTGCCAACGATACGAAGCCCGGACATTGCCGGAAGTGCAATCAGCCTGGCCACATTGCCGCAAACTGCCAGGGAAAGCCGAAAGAGGAAGACGACAGGGTCGTGAAACCATTGAAGCCGTTCATCTGGCTGCACGTTGGCATATTGCGGGAATATCTGGCAGTCGAGATGAGCGTGCCAAACCAGGGCTTCAAGTTCGACCTTGAAAGAGCTCTGGACGATTGGGTGTTCATGTGTTTCTTTGTCGGAAACGATTTCCTGCCACATTTGCCATCATTGGACATCCGAGAGGACGGTATCGATACACTGATTGCTATATGGCGTGACAATTTGCCAGTCATGGGCGGCTATGTCACGAAAGATGGTCATGTGGATCTCGCAAGGGCACAGCTTATTCTGGGAGGTCTGGCCAAGCAGGAAGATGCCATCTTTAAGAGACGACGAGAGGGAGAGGTTAGAGCCGCTGAAAAGCAGAAACAGCGTGAGCAACGAGACCAGCGCAACTCCAACAAGCGAGCACGATGGTCGAACAATGGTGCTCCTACCGGCTTCGATGAAACTGTCGTCAGGAGAGGCGCTCGTGGAGGCATTATCAGAGGAGAAGCTGCGCCAGATCCAAACGCATTGCCTACATTCAAGCCAGGCCAAGCGCAGACAATGAACGACCCGCGCTTCCTCACCCATGCTGATGTCGTTGGCGGGAAGTCAAATTCAGACAACAAGTCAGCTGCTGCCGCATTGAAGGAGCAGTTGATGGGCAGCAAAAAGCCAGCAGACAACCAAAAAGCGGAGCTTGATGCTCTTTTCGCCGGCTCGAGCGGTGGTGCTCCGGAGCCTGTTCTGGGTAAACGACAGCGAGACATGATGGACGATGCTGCAGCAGACGAGGCAAGCTCGGATCCATCGACACCTGGCCGCAACACCCCCAACAGGGAGATTGCGGATCCTCTGAACAAAGGTACTTCGGGTGCGCTTGGCGGCAACTCGAAAGACGACGAAAATGGCATGCCAGAAGATACAGTCAAGCTGTGGGAAGATGGCTACCAAGGTCGATACTACGAGCAGAAGTTCCATGTCTCGCCCGAGGACATCGAATTCCGCCACAAGGTTGCACGCAGCTATGTCGAAGGTCTAGCCTGGGTGTTACTGTACTATTTTCAAGGCTGCCCCTCGTGGACATGGTACTACCCATACCACTACGCACCTTTCGCCGCGGATTTCGTCGACATGGAGAAGCAGGTCGTCAAATTCGAGAAAGGAAAGCCCTTCCATCCATACGAGCAGCTGATGGGTGTCATGCCAGCGGCTTCCAACCACGTGCTTCCGAAGCCATTCCACCCACTCATGACGGACGAGGACAGTCCGATCAAGGAGTTCTACCCTCTGGAATTCGAAGTTGACTTGAACGGCAAGAAGTTCGCCTGGCAGGGTGTCGCGCTGCTACCCTTCATCGACGAAAAGAAGTTATTGGATGCCATGGCCACCAAGTATCCGATGCTGACAGACGATGAGAAGCGGCGAAACGGTTTCGGTGAGGAAGCACTCATTTTCAGCACGAAACACCCACTGTACAACGACGTTGTTGCCAACTTCTACGGCAAGAAGGCTGGCACACCAAAGCTCAAGATGAACGCTAAGGTATCCGAAGGCCTTTCAGGCAAGATCACGAAGAACGAGGACTACATTCCGAACTCGGAGCTCACCTTCCCCTTCGAGAGTGATGATCAGGACGAATTCACAAGCCTGGACACGGATGAGAGCGTCAAGGTGCACTATCACATGCCCACGTTCAACAGCATACACAAGTCCATGCTCCTACCCGGCATCAAGTTCAACGAGCCGGTACTGGACTATAACGATGTCCAGATGACACGCAATCGAGCAGAGAAGAGCGGCCGCAGTCACGGTGGCGTACAGCTTTCACAAGGTGGTGACAGATCAGACGGCCGTCGCATGAACTTCGCCGCACGAGACGATCCACGGGGCGGCAATGATCGCAACAACGGCCATGGCCACGGAAATGGCTGTGGTGCGAATGGCGGTTACGGTCGAGGCGATCCTTACTCTAGCAGAGCAGCTGAAGCCTTCGGCAACCTTCCACCACATCTTGCTGCACAAGCTGCACAGCACGGCTACGGACCACCTGGCGGTGGACAGGATCGGTACCCACCTCCTCAGCCTCCACGTGGCTACCCGCCGCAGCAAGGCTACCCGCCTCAAGGTTACGACCGGAACCGAGCACCCCCGCCACCACAGCATAACGGGTATGGTGGACGCGGTGGCTACAGCGGTGGCTACGGTGGTGGtcgaggaggaggaggaggaggataTGGAGGTGATAGCTATCGGGGTGGGGATTACAACAGTGGCGGATATGGCGGAGGCTCGAACGGTTATGGTCGTGGCGGAGGCCGACGCTATTAG
- a CDS encoding Transcription factor SFP1: MPSSSSPIEIATSRNSSSSPRNPTSNLTSQLQQEQTNRNTHTNGTPDVKGRQESTAGMLGTTPYGGRGVPMPANGRRESYQVSGSLMGGMSWGGISMGSFIRDDILMAGTSPYHGMQSPSFHSSSYLPKMEANYMRDYVCCDIHLDSMHELLQHYEEAHAAQPTQTMGRTPKDQQYPSRAANPISTAQAVQQQAQTNQPNMPPQYHMPHLQNPPQQAPSPLFSGQSSDQIGHFDSLDDMDMDMNEGTPGPQPQGSQFQPQPQFGRQQPRGPSVNVNLANAFQGQGLNSATPTTPHATQPNLSYPNNPTVSSVNTPSLTTQTASQQTATPDPSQPSTPAELDPDFLAQMGNLNSADYNQLMQGNFDFNNFNNLSNLNNGGSATIDNPEKRLLSKQGYGNKGFQNPAFTNAQNTAINKVRENQLLNGLAGVGGFVGEEIKPFKCPVIGCEKAYKNQNGLKYHKQHGHQNQQLKENPDGTFSIVDPATSIPYPGTVGMEKEKPYRCEVCGKRYKNLNGLKYHRQHSPPCNPELRTNISNVPGLPNNLQNLNANVAGAGLVGINESMGY, from the exons ATGCCGAGCTCATCGTCCCCCATAGAGATCGCCACGAGCCGGAACTCGTCGAGTTCACCGCGCAACCCGACCTCGAATCTCACCTCGCAGCTGCAGCAGGAGCAGACGAATCGCAACACACATACGAATGGCACACCCGACGTGAAAGGCCGTCAAGAATCGACGGCGGGCATGCTCGGAACTACACCTTACGGGGGACGCGGCGTGCCGATGCCTGCAAATGGGCGCCGGGAAAGCTATCAAGTCTCTGGCAGCCTCATGGGCGGCATGAGCTGGGGTGGCATCTCAATGGGAAGCTTCATCCGAGACGA CATACTCATGGCCGGCACTTCACCCTACCATGGAATGCAGTCACCTTCATTCCACTCTTCGTCGTACCTGCCAAAGATGGAGGCTAATTACATGAGGGACTATGTGTGCTGTGACATTCATCTCGACTCGATGCACGAACTCCTGCAACATTACGAGGAAGCACATGCTGCACAACCGACACAGACCATGGGACGGACACCGAAAGATCAACAATATCCGAGTCGAGCTGCTAACCCGATAAGCACGGCACAAGCAGTCCAGCAGCAGGCACAAACGAACCAGCCCAATATGCCACCACAGTACCACATGCCGCACCTCCAGAATCCGCCACAACAGGCTCCGTCACCTCTGTTCAGCGGGCAGAGTTCAGATCAGATTGGCCACTTCGATAGCCTCGACGATATGGATATGGACATGAATGAAGGTACCCCAGGACCCCAGCCTCAAGGCTCGCAGTTTCAACCACAGCCACAATTTGGTCGCCAGCAGCCTCGAGGGCCATCCGTCAACGTCAATCTTGCCAATGCGTTCCAAGGTCAGGGCCTGAATTCGGCGACACCAACCACGCCACACGCGACCCAACCAAATCTGAGCTACCCAAATAACCCCACAGTCTCGTCCGTCAATACCCCGTCATTGACAACGCAGACTGCATCGCAACAGACCGCTACTCCAGATCCCTCACAGCCGAGTACGCCTGCAGAGCTAGACCCAGATTTTCTGGCTCAAATGGGTAACCTCAATTCGGCAGACTACAACCAGCTAATGCAGGGCAATTTCGACTTCAACAATTTCAACAACTTGAGCAACTTGAACAATGGTGGGTCCGCGACAATTGACAATCCTGAGAAGCGGTTGCTGAGCAAACAAGGCTATGGCAACAAGGGTTTCCAGAACCCAGCCTTCACGAATGCGCAAAATACAGCTATCAACAAGGTCCGAGAGAACCAGCTTCTTAATGGTCTGGCTGGTGTGGGTGGGTTTGTTGGCGAAGAGATCAAGCCATTCAAGTGCCCTGTCATTGGGTGCGAGAAGGCCTACAAGAACCAGAACGGACTGAAATACCACAAGCAACATGGACACCAAAACCAACAGCTCAAGGAGAATCCCGACGGCACTTTCTCGATCGTTGACCCAGCCACAAGTATACCATATCCAGGCACCGTCGGTATGGAGAAAGAGAAGCCATATCGATGCGAAGTCTGTGGCAAACGCTACAAGAACCTGAACGGTCTGAAGTACCACCGCCAACACAGCCCACCCTGCAACCCTGAACTTCGAACCAACATTTCCAACGTACCTGGCCTGCCGAACAATCTGCAAAACTTGAACGCCAATGTCGCCGGTGCAGGTTTAGTGGGTATCAACGAGAGCATGGGCTATTGA
- a CDS encoding Intracellular protein transport protein uso1: protein MLKTPPLQTATATIDTLCGRLESATLLEDRRAAIQGLRSFAKQYPASVASGSLRELIATLKRDGLGEAASTKGQDREGPEGGDVDTIRLVLETLLMLFNPDSNSPEAGDEIAFFLADEFAMRQDNIILLLSLLDPTSPTADYYSRKHSLDILSAICAARPERLQECILSAPLGISRLVGVLDDGRDAVRNAGLLLLVDLTSGANEELRKIVAFEDVFGKVFSLIQLEGGFAEAGITTQDCLSLLANLIRGSGSNQTMFRESGCVGQLVQLLTQAFPPDSTEAGFIAQNRERSTVGLLHLLRFFFAPGESSTPQNQAAFFRAGTAQILIDLSFSAGLPPGIRTSAMRCTAALIESNPPLQEQFAALTVITPADAEHNAEQAQKPQQTNGTRPKSGFGNRGSARASTENRRSYIIEGLLDLTLNQPQADLSLRAASCALVQAYLANHDRIKAHFLQRATAGHAEHEEAANVLMALLHPSESDANSVVYASWIVQDLVADSLEAKTALTAVKEGNESEGEDVITAIQSLGSHLQASLQTPINERTAAAYASLLTTLLWDFAPGIDNLLAEGSSLLQALVALVKTPSDPVVTGLAATLLGTVYEFSTKDSPISRRTLAPLLQQKLGRTKYLDALLQLRRQPVVRDFDLDAESDEASETILSRVYVDLFTVEYSRLRKAIDKDPGVEVLPASASEAGVDRDVLDDLRQQIQAAKDALAQTQQEALEASQKAEQDRMAVAKEVQTATAEVVRLQKINQAMQQGHENEAQKVQRDHEQQKQTLEARHKHALTNARRDAEHDVQAKLREREAAAAQKVQELERKIAELGNAHRTEQSGHNNARQQLESITGKHNDLVKRERDVSKQLEDLQAQHNAAQNSLETATARATAAEAKLEEIQAALESTNEEVERLKSQVSELKDDVAGKEEELKTERAGFADLEKELEAAKHATSSAEQKTQVAEAKLKAAQEELETAKKSAKSAEEKLKTAEKATKDAKPSRADKEKLDKLEADLKAAKDAQKSAEEKAKIAEEKSKTAEKASKDAKPIKADKEKLEKLEAELKAAKEAQKTAEEKMKAAVEKAVAASKNAGPAGKGGKGAKADKAEQEKLDKLEKELKEAKANNNALKAEQEKLAALETELKEAKEGQKSAEEDLQFALDRLKAADDRAKAAEEKAKAAENASSDAKSSEKDKQKLAKVEADLKEAKESEESAKEELESMLLLMADIESKRDAYKEKVKELGGDVTDEEEEDEDEDEDEDDDEE from the exons ATGCTCAAAACACCACCACTGCAGACGGCGACTGCGACGATAGACACGTTATGCGGTCGCTTAGAATCTGCGACGCTGTTGGAGGACAGGAGAGCGGCGATACAGGGACTACGCAGTTTCGCCAAGCAGTATCCTGCCTCGGTCGCGAGTGGCTCACTGCGAGAGCTGATCGCAACACTCAAGAGAGATGGACTCGGCGAGGCGGCATCGACGAAAGGCCAGGACCGCGAGGGGCCGGAAGGCGGCGATGTCGACACCATCAGACTGGTGTTGGAGACGTTGTTGATGTTGTTCAACCCAGACAGCAACTCTCCTGAGGCTGGCGACGAGATCGCCTTCTTCCTGGCTGATGAGTTCGCAATG CGCCAAGACAACATAATCCTCCTGCTGTCTCTGCTCGATCCCACCAGTCCGACCGCCGACTACTATTCGCGCAAACACTCCCTCGACATTCTGTCTGCCATATGTGCTGCCCGGCCCGAGCGATTGCAGGAATGTATACTTTCAGCACCATTGGGTATATCGCGTTTAGTGGGAGTGCTGGACGATGGAAGAGATGCTGTGCGAAACGCTGGCTTGCTACTGCTGGTTGACCTGACCAGTGGAGCGAATGAAGAGCTGAGGAAGATTGTTGCATTTGAGGATGTCTTTGGCAAAGTCTTCTCACTGATACAGCTGGAAGGCGGATTTGCAGAGGCGGGCATCACAACGCAAGACTGCCTGAGTCTGCTTGCCAATCTGATTCGAGGGTCAGGAAGCAACCAGACCATGTTCCGAGAGTCGGGGTGCGTAGGACAGCTCGTGCAACTCCTAACGCAGGCCTTCCCTCCTGACTCGACAGAAGCTGGCTTCATTGCACAGAACAGGGAGCGGTCAACCGTGGGACTACTGCACCTGCTCAGATTCTTCTTCGCACCTGGCGAATCGAGCACTCCACAAAACCAAGCTGCCTTTTTCAGAGCTGGGACAGCACAGATATTGATCGATTTGAGCTTCTCGGCAGGTCTTCCACCCGGCATTCGAACGTCAGCAATGAGATGCACCGCAGCCTTGATCGAATCGAACCCACCTCTGCAAGAACAGTTTGCAGCACTGACAGTCATCACACCCGCAGACGCAGAACACAACGCAGAACAAGCTCAAAAGCCACAGCAGACCAACGGCACACGCCCGAAAAGCGGCTTTGGCAACAGAGGTAGTGCGAGAGCCAGCACAGAGAATCGGAGGTCATACATCATCGAGGGCCTCCTCGATCTGACGCTCAACCAGCCGCAGGCGGATCTTTCACTACGGGCGGCTTCATGTGCACTTGTACAAGCATACCTTGCCAATCACGACAGAATAAAGGCACACTTCTTGCAGCGCGCGACTGCTGGTCATGCTGAGCATGAGGAAGCAGCGAATGTCCTCATGGCACTCCTACACCCGTCGGAGAGCGACGCAAATAGCGTTGTATATGCGTCATGGATCGTTCAAGATCTCGTTGCCGACAGCCTTGAGGCAAAGACAGCATTAACGGCGGTAAAGGAGGGCAACGAGAGCGAAGGAGAAGATGTTATCACTGCCATTCAATCACTTGGTTCTCACCTTCAAGCATCGCTGCAGACACCGATCAACGAGCGGACCGCTGCTGCGTACGCCAGTCTGTTGACCACATTGCTTTGGGACTTCGCCCCTGGCATCGACAACCTCTTAGCAGAAGGCTCGAGTCTACTCCAAGCACTTGTGGCGCTGGTCAAGACTCCAAGCGATCCTGTCGTTACAGGGCTAGCAGCAACCTTACTGGGCACAGTCTATGAATTCAGCACCAAAGACTCACCTATTTCTCGGCGCACGCTGGCACCTCTACTGCAGCAGAAGCTCGGCCGGACTAAGTATCTGGACGCGCTTTTGCAGCTCCGACGTCAGCCTGTTGTGCGTGACTTTGACCTCGATGCTGAGAGCGACGAGGCCAGCGAGACCATACTCAGTCGAGTGTACGTCGACCTATTCACAGTGGAGTACTCGCGTTTGAGGAAGGCCATCGACAAAGACCCTGGTGTTGAGGTCTTGCCAGCTTCTGCGTCCGAGGCTGGCGTAGACCGTGATGTCCTTGATGACTTGCGCCAACAGATTCAAGCTGCGAAGGATGCACTTGCTCAGACCCAGCAAGAAGCTTTAGAGGCAAGCCAGAAAGCCGAGCAAGATCGCATGGCAGTGGCCAAAGAGGTGCAGACTGCGACGGCTGAGGTGGTAAGATTACAAAAGATCAACCAAGCTATGCAGCAGGGGCATGAGAATGAAGCACAAAAGGTGCAAAGGGACCACGAGCAGCAGAAACAGACGCTCGAGGCAAGGCACAAGCATGCTTTGACAAACGCTCGCCGAGATGCTGAGCATGACGTTCAAGCAAAGCTGCGCGAGAGGGAAGCTGCGGCTGCTCAAAAGGTGCAGGAACTCGAACGAAAGATCGCGGAACTTGGGAACGCTCATCGTACAGAGCAAAGTGGCCACAATAATGCCCGCCAACAGCTCGAGAGCATCACAGGGAAGCACAACGATCTCGTCAAACGTGAGCGCGACGTTAGCAAGCAGCTTGAAGATCTTCAAGCGCAGCACAATGCAGCACAAAATAGTCTGGAAACGGCAACAGCGAGGGCCACCGCTGCCGAGGCTAAGCTTGAAGAGATTCAGGCCGCGCTCGAATCTACCAACGAAGAGGTCGAAAGGCTCAAGTCTCAGGTCAGCGAGCTCAAGGACGATGTCGCTGGCAAAGAGGAAGAGCTCAAGACCGAGCGTGCTGGGTTTGCCGATCTTGAGAAAGAGCTGGAGGCAGCCAAGCATGCCACTTCGTCCGCGGAACAAAAGACACAAGTTGCAGAGGCTAAGCTGAAGGCCGCGCAAGAAGAACTAGAGACTGCTAAGAAGAGCGCCAAATCGGCGGAGGAAAAGCTGAAGACTGCAGAGAAAGCCACCAAAGACGCCAAGCCCAGCAGGGCTGACAAGGAGAAGCTCGACAAACTCGAAGCAGACCTCAAAGCGGCGAAAGATGCCCAAAAGTCGGCAGAGGAGAAGGCCAAGATCGCCGAAGAGAAGTCAAAGACGGCGGAGAAGGCTAGCAAAGATGCGAAGCCCATCAAGGCCGACAAGGAGAAGCTCGAAAAGCTCGAAGCAGAACTCAAAGCAGCCAAGGAGGCCCAGAAGACTGCGGAAGAGAAGATGAAAGCAGCCGTAGAGAAAGCTGTAGCAGCGAGCAAGAACGCCGGACCAGCAGGCAAGGGCGGTAAAGGTGCCAAAGCCGACAAGGCTGAGCAGGAGAAACTCGACAAGCTTGAAAAGGAGCTTAAAGAAGCCAAAGCCAACAACAACGCCCTCAAGGCCGAGCAAGAGAAACTCGCCGCCCTTGAAACCGAACTCAAGGAAGCGAAAGAAGGCCAGAAGTCCGCAGAGGAAGACCTCCAATTCGCCCTCGACAGACTCAAAGCTGCTGATGATCGAGCCAAGGCCGCCGAGGAGAAGGCCAAGGCAGCGGAAAATGCATCGAGTGATGCGAAGTCTAGTGAGAAGGATAAGCAGAAACTTGCCAAGGTCGAGGCGGACCTCAAGGAGGCAAAGGAGAGTGAGGAGTCGGCGAAGGAGGAGCTGGAGAGTATGTTGTTGCTTATGGCGGATATTGAGAGTAAGCGGGATGCGTACAAGGAGAAGGTCAAGGAGTTGGGTGGGGACGTCACGGATGAGGAGGAGGAAGATGAAGATGAAGACGAGGACGAGGACGACGATGAGGAGTAG